GGAGGTGAAGAGGTCGACGGAGCGGTGGCGGCCGCCGGTGGTCATCAGGAGGTGGAGGTCCCAGAGGGCGGGCAGCATGGTGGAGTGCTCGTCGACGACCATCCGGTCCAGGACGAGCAGGCGGGCGTCGGGGCCGGACATCGCGCGGCGGCAGTGCTCGAAGGCCCGTACCGCGTCGTCGTCGGACCAGCCCGCGAGGACCCGGCAGAAGAGATAGACGTCGCCGCCCTGCGGCACGGCCTCGAACATGTCGCCGCCGAAGAGTTCGACGCGGTCCAGGCCGACCGTCTTGGACAGGTATTCGCGGGCGAGCGGGATCACCGACTCGCGGTCGAGCAGCTTGCCGCGGGCGTCCGGCGCGGCCTCCAGGAGTACCGAGAGCAGGTGGCCGTTGCCACCGCCGCAGTCCACGATGGTGCGGCCGGAGAAGTCGAAGACCTCGGGTACGTAGTCGAAGAAGAGGTTGCCCGCCTTCATGGTCCGCTGGAAGCGGTCGGCGAAGTCGGGGTGGCTGTCGAGATAGCGGTAGAGCGGTTCGCCGTAGGCGAGTTCGAAGCCCGCCTGGAGCGTGGTGAAGCACTCGGGGGCGTTGCCCCAGGCGGTGTAGAACTCCTCGCCGTAGAGGAGGCACATGTCGCGTAGGGAGCCGGGGCGCGTCAACAAGGCTTCCGCGACAGGGGTGTTGGAGTAGCCGGTGAGGTGGCTGCCCTCGAACACCCCGACCGCGACCAGCAGCCGCATGAGCCTGCGGATGCCCTCCTCCTGTGCCCCGGTCGCCTCCGCGAGTGCGGCGTCGGTGGTCAGCCCCGCCTCGATGTGGTCGGGCAGTCCGAGCTTCGCCGCGGTGTGCAGGGCCTGCGCCCGCCAGCCGCCGGAGATGAGCTCGACCACGTCCTGCACTGCCTTCAGATCAGCTTTCACCGCGAATTTTCTCCCAACTCCGGGGACGGGGGTGTCTCGGTCTGGCGCCGTACGCTCGTGGCGGACCTGAACGGCCGCCGTTGCCAAGGGAGTCGAGGCACTGTTCACTACGGAGCCCGACGGCGGACGCGTGGGACGCGCGGGACGCGAGAGTCGTTACGCGCCGGTCGGGACTCGCTGGGGAACTGGTCGGGGGAGGGCTCTGGCCGGGGCGAACCGTCCGGTCGGAGCCCCTGGTGGACGCGGCCGGTCGGTACGTGGAGCTGCGGATTGACTGGTGGGCGCTGGTCGGCCGGGACACCCTAGCCGCTCGTCCGGGTGTCCAACCGAAGCAATTCCCCAGTTGTTTCCCGGTCTCCCGTCCACCTCTCGTTCCTTTCGTCACATGCGTCTCGGCAGCCCCTTCCGTTTCGTCGGCCGTGCTTTCGAGGTCGGTCCCGATGGGTGCGGACGGGTGGCCACGTATGTGTGTGACTGCGGAGAGTGTGCAGTCGAACACCGTGGCGCACCCGTCGGTTCACCCGAACTCACCCCGTCCCCCTCCCGCGGGGTCAGTCCGCACGCCGGGCCGTGACCAGCCAGACGCTGCTGCGCAGTAGTACGGCCGATTCGGCGTTCCCGTTCAGGTGTTGCTCGCACTGATCGTGTTCCTCGGGCTGGTCGCGCTGCTCGGGCTGGTCGCGCTGCTCGGGCTGGTCGGGCTGTTCGTACGGTCGGAGGGTTTCGGTGAGGGTCCGGTGGGCGCGGGCGCGGGTGTCCTGGTCGGCGTGGGCGGTGAGGTGGCGGCCGGGGCCCGAGTCGAGCAGGAAGGCGCCGGCGTCGGCGGCGTCGCGGCCCCAAGTCCCCGGTGCCGTCACGTGGTTGACGGAGATGTCCGTGTAGTCCGCGGCGGTCAGGATGCCGGTGATGCGGTCCGGGTCGGCCAGGGAGAACATGCCGGGCCCGCCGGGGGCGCCGAAGCCGCCGAGGGGAAGCAGGTCGCCGAGTGCCTTCAGGGCCCGGAACCAGTCGTTGCCCTCGGCCTCCGCTCCGCAGACGAACGCGATCCGGCCACCGGGGCGCAGGGCCCGCCCGATGTTGCCGAAGGCGGCCACCGGGTCCGCGAAGAACATCACCCCGTGGCGGCTGATCGCCACGTCGAAGGTGTCCGGCCGCCACGGGTGGACCTGGGCGTCACCCTGCTCGAAGGCCACGTTGGCGAGCTGCTCGCGCCGGGCCGACTCGCGGGCCCGCTCCAGCATCGGCCCCGACAGATCGACACCGAGGGCCCGGCCCGCGACCGCCTGCCGCGCCGCCAGCCTCGTCGTACGCCCCGCCCCGCAGCCGATGTCCAGCACGTGGTCCCGCGCCCCGATCGCCGCGGCCGCGAACAGGGGCTCGTTCAGCCCCTCGTTCACCGCGTCCCAGCGGTCCTGGTGACGGGCCCAGTGATGGCCCTCGTAGCCGTTCCATGCCTGTTCCTGCGGGGAGTTGACGTGGGGGAGCTGAGCCATGGGTCTGGTCCTCCTGCCGGGTCGGTGGATCCGCGAGCCCTGCCGATCCACGGGCATGTGGACTTCCGGACATCCGGGCACGGGGGCATGCGGACATCCGGGCACAGACGCACAGACGCACAGACGCACAGACGCACAGACGCACAGACGCACAGAGGCACAAGGGCATCAGGGCATGAGGGCATGAGGGCACGAGGGCATGCGGATCTACGGGAATGGCCGCCCGTCTAGAATGGGCGCTTGCCCAAACAGTATGGGCGAGTGCCCGGACCGGCAACCCGGAATCCGTGCCAAGACCCTTGATGTGATGGGGTGTTGCCGTTGTCTCGTAGCAGGGAGGCGCCATGTCGCCGCGTGGAATAGCGACCCCCGACGTCCGTGAGCGGCTGTTCGCGGCCGCGGAACGGGTGCTGGAAAGCTCCGGTCCGGTCGCCCTGACCAGCCGTGCGATCACCGGCGAGGCCGGGTGCGCCAAGGGCCTGTTGCACGCGCACTTCGCCGGTCTCGACGAGTTCCTCGCGGAGCTCGTCCTGGACCGGTTCGCGCGTACCGCCCGGCAGGCCGAGGCGCTGCCCGGCCGGGCGGGAGAGGGCACCGTGACCGAGAACCTGGTTGCCGTCTCGCAGTCCCTGCTGACCTCAACCGCCCCTGTGATCACGGGACTTGCGCTCACCCGAGCGGACGCTGCCGTCCGGATACGCGAGGCGCTGGCGGCGGGTGCGCCCGGGTTCACCGCCCTCCAGGACTCGATCGCGGCGTACCTGGAGGCCGAGCGCCGCCTGGGCCGCATCGCGGACGGCGCCGACGTGAGCGCCCTGGCCCTCGCCCTCGTCGGTACGGTCCACCACCTGCGGATGACCACCTGGGCCGACGCCCCCGCCCCGACCGATCAGGTGGAGTCGCTCGTGGCACTGCTCGTCGGGGCGGCGGCCCCGAGGTCGTGAGCTCCAACTCCCCTCTTGCGTATGGCTGACCGCCGTACCGCCGTACGGGGCCGATCGCGGCGGTACCGGGCCGACCGTCGCCCGGGGGCGGAAGGCGTCACGCACTCGCGGCCCGGTCGCGCTCCCCTCGGTTCAGCTCCGCCGGATCGGCCGACTGAGTCGGCTCGGTCTGATCGACCTTCGCCTGGGGCCCCTGGCGCCGCGGGGCGGTGCGGGCGTGGGTCGCGTAGAGCGTGAGGCCGACGAAGGCCAGGCCGCCGACCAAGTTGCCGAGCACGGTGGGGATTTCGTTCCAGAGCAGGTAGTCGCCGAGCGAGAAGTCGCCGCCGAGCATCAGGCCGGACGGGAACAGGAACATGTTCACGACCGAGTGCTCGAAGCCCATGTAGAAGAAGACCAGCACGGGCATCCACATGGCGATCACCTTGCCCGAGACGGACGTTGACATCAGCGCGGCGACGACGCCCGTGGACACCATCCAGTTGCAGAGCACGCCACGGATGAACAGCGTCACCATTCCGGCCGCGCCGTGATCGGCGTAGCCGACCGTCCGGCCCTCGCCGATCTTGCCGATCGCCTGACCGATCTCGTTCGGGTCCACGGAGAAGGCGTACGTGAAGGTCACGGCCATCATGCAGGCGACGGTGAGCGCGCCCGCGAAGTTGCCGAGGAAGACCAGGCCCCAGTTCCGCAGGACGGAGCGCAGTGTGACGCCCGGCCGCTTGTCTATCCAGGCCAGCGGAACCAGCGTGAAGACGCCGGTCAGCAGGTCGAATCCCAGCAGGTAGAGCATGCAGAAGCCGACGGGGAACAGCAGCGCTCCGACCAGGGGCTGCCCGGTCTGCACGGTGATGCTGACCGCGAAGGCCGCGCCCATCGCGAGGATGGCGCCGGCCATGAAGGCGCGGATCACGGTGTCTCGGGTGGACATGAAGACCTTCGCCTCACCGGCGTCGATCATTCGTCTGACGAACTCGGACGGGGCCACATACGACATGACATCGCTCTTTCGCTGGGACGGCCTTGGCGATCGGCCGCGCGCACCCGGCCGGGCCCGTCCCGGACGCGGCATGGCGCGACTGCGGGCGGGCCCGGAAGGGCATGGCGCGGCGATCGTTTGGGTGCGGGGACTTGCTTGTCATGACACAGCGAAAAGCATGGAATCACGGACTTCTCACGGTGGCCAATGTGCGACTGTGAGCTTTCTGTACATCCGATACGGACGACTGTGAGGTCGGACCGCCCGGAGCCGCTGACCGAGGTGCGGGTGCGCCCGGTTGATGGCCTTCAGGGAAGGGAGCCAGCGAGAGGGAGCGAGACGGAGGAGAGACGTGGGAGAGGCGGGGGAGAGGGGGCCCTCGGCGAACTTCCGATCGCAGCCTCCCCCTGCGGGCGGAGCGCAGGCCCGCCCCACAGGTTGATGGGGAGAGCGGGGGTGGCGTGGGAGTGTCGACGCAGAGGGACCGGGTGCCTCCGTCTCCCCCACACAGGGGGCGCCCGAGGGCCGGTGCGCGACTCCCCCGCCGCGCACGGGCCCTTCCGGACGTGGCGGTCGTGGCCCCCTGGCGACCGGGTGGGCGCCGGGATGCGGACGCCATCGACCGCCACGTCCGACCTCTGACATCTCGCGCCCGGCGCAGCCC
This is a stretch of genomic DNA from Streptomyces sp. NA04227. It encodes these proteins:
- a CDS encoding methyltransferase, with product MKADLKAVQDVVELISGGWRAQALHTAAKLGLPDHIEAGLTTDAALAEATGAQEEGIRRLMRLLVAVGVFEGSHLTGYSNTPVAEALLTRPGSLRDMCLLYGEEFYTAWGNAPECFTTLQAGFELAYGEPLYRYLDSHPDFADRFQRTMKAGNLFFDYVPEVFDFSGRTIVDCGGGNGHLLSVLLEAAPDARGKLLDRESVIPLAREYLSKTVGLDRVELFGGDMFEAVPQGGDVYLFCRVLAGWSDDDAVRAFEHCRRAMSGPDARLLVLDRMVVDEHSTMLPALWDLHLLMTTGGRHRSVDLFTSLLERAGLVVERAAQLPMEATALIAKPRS
- a CDS encoding class I SAM-dependent methyltransferase, with protein sequence MAQLPHVNSPQEQAWNGYEGHHWARHQDRWDAVNEGLNEPLFAAAAIGARDHVLDIGCGAGRTTRLAARQAVAGRALGVDLSGPMLERARESARREQLANVAFEQGDAQVHPWRPDTFDVAISRHGVMFFADPVAAFGNIGRALRPGGRIAFVCGAEAEGNDWFRALKALGDLLPLGGFGAPGGPGMFSLADPDRITGILTAADYTDISVNHVTAPGTWGRDAADAGAFLLDSGPGRHLTAHADQDTRARAHRTLTETLRPYEQPDQPEQRDQPEQRDQPEEHDQCEQHLNGNAESAVLLRSSVWLVTARRAD
- a CDS encoding TetR/AcrR family transcriptional regulator, whose product is MSPRGIATPDVRERLFAAAERVLESSGPVALTSRAITGEAGCAKGLLHAHFAGLDEFLAELVLDRFARTARQAEALPGRAGEGTVTENLVAVSQSLLTSTAPVITGLALTRADAAVRIREALAAGAPGFTALQDSIAAYLEAERRLGRIADGADVSALALALVGTVHHLRMTTWADAPAPTDQVESLVALLVGAAAPRS
- a CDS encoding formate/nitrite transporter family protein; its protein translation is MSYVAPSEFVRRMIDAGEAKVFMSTRDTVIRAFMAGAILAMGAAFAVSITVQTGQPLVGALLFPVGFCMLYLLGFDLLTGVFTLVPLAWIDKRPGVTLRSVLRNWGLVFLGNFAGALTVACMMAVTFTYAFSVDPNEIGQAIGKIGEGRTVGYADHGAAGMVTLFIRGVLCNWMVSTGVVAALMSTSVSGKVIAMWMPVLVFFYMGFEHSVVNMFLFPSGLMLGGDFSLGDYLLWNEIPTVLGNLVGGLAFVGLTLYATHARTAPRRQGPQAKVDQTEPTQSADPAELNRGERDRAASA